In Nitrosarchaeum koreense MY1, one genomic interval encodes:
- a CDS encoding lysylphosphatidylglycerol synthase transmembrane domain-containing protein, with protein MNWRIIAIPATLIPIFIIAIQFDIKFEDVLAIGVIPFVLAVIAMMIKLGLQGIKFAYISHKYLGKFDSFWKLCGVRIGSEFIKFTTPMFVGAEFIVIYYLHKKGVAPSKSTWIAIMDIVTEVFAGGLLSIIAGIIALMHGAYVIGALILGISITITSLWMILFFLSSRRTFQVPKILVSLTKRFGKEKGAKYIDQTNSWMEEVCTMSRKNLRTTESKKVFTISFLFSLASWSFYGISFMIIAMGTGYIVGIFDSIMAVMGANAIANLPITVGGSGLAEFGIIAYLNNLDPFNLVIPEGTVAWDAVIGWRIATYYVPIAITWLLLVKLALSKIPKTEK; from the coding sequence ATGAACTGGAGAATAATTGCCATTCCGGCTACTCTTATTCCTATTTTCATCATAGCAATTCAATTTGATATTAAATTTGAGGATGTCTTGGCAATTGGAGTTATTCCTTTTGTATTAGCTGTAATTGCCATGATGATAAAACTAGGTCTTCAAGGAATAAAATTTGCATATATTTCACACAAGTATCTTGGAAAATTTGATTCATTTTGGAAGTTATGTGGTGTTAGAATAGGAAGTGAGTTTATCAAATTTACTACTCCGATGTTTGTTGGTGCAGAATTTATCGTAATTTATTATTTGCATAAAAAAGGAGTTGCACCTTCTAAATCAACTTGGATTGCAATAATGGATATAGTTACTGAAGTTTTTGCAGGAGGTTTGTTGTCAATTATAGCAGGTATTATCGCATTGATGCACGGAGCATATGTTATAGGTGCTCTAATTTTGGGAATTAGTATCACTATAACTTCATTATGGATGATTTTATTCTTTTTATCATCGAGAAGAACTTTTCAAGTTCCAAAAATACTTGTTAGTTTAACAAAGCGATTTGGTAAAGAAAAAGGAGCAAAATACATTGATCAAACAAATTCATGGATGGAAGAAGTTTGTACAATGAGTAGAAAAAATCTTAGAACAACAGAATCAAAAAAAGTTTTTACAATATCTTTCCTATTCTCACTTGCATCTTGGTCATTTTATGGAATCTCTTTTATGATAATTGCAATGGGAACAGGATACATTGTTGGTATTTTTGATTCAATCATGGCTGTAATGGGTGCAAATGCAATTGCTAATTTGCCAATAACTGTAGGCGGTTCTGGATTGGCAGAGTTTGGAATTATTGCATATCTAAATAATTTGGATCCATTTAATCTTGTAATTCCTGAAGGAACTGTTGCATGGGATGCAGTAATCGGTTGGAGAATCGCTACATATTATGTCCCAATTGCAATTACTTGGTTATTATTGGTAAAATTAGCCTTGAGTAAAATTCCAAAGACAGAAAAATAA
- a CDS encoding SDR family NAD(P)-dependent oxidoreductase: MDFKGKVVLITGASSGIGRETAIRFAKKGSNVILVARRKQKLDEIANDLKKFNISTLVCECDVSDKSQVEKTAKLVLEKYGSIDILINNAGFAIYGSVPDLTTEEIESQMATNYFGMIYFIKNFLPSMLKKKSGHIVNVASVAASFGLPGIASYCASKFAMLGFSEGLKHELKGTCVGITVVSPIMVRTNFFDHPSFQHMPKYSPTSLSDKTVAKAILRASNSPRLEIIVPSVVRGVVWMKNTFPYFINPILGMAFRKQLDTKKH; encoded by the coding sequence ATGGATTTCAAAGGTAAAGTTGTACTAATCACTGGTGCATCATCTGGAATAGGTAGGGAAACTGCTATTCGATTTGCTAAAAAAGGTTCTAATGTAATTTTGGTTGCAAGAAGAAAACAAAAACTAGATGAAATAGCAAACGATTTAAAAAAATTCAATATATCCACACTTGTTTGTGAATGTGATGTATCCGATAAATCACAAGTAGAAAAAACTGCAAAACTTGTTTTAGAAAAATATGGGTCTATTGACATTTTAATAAATAATGCAGGCTTTGCAATTTATGGTTCTGTTCCTGATTTAACAACTGAAGAAATTGAATCTCAAATGGCAACAAATTACTTTGGAATGATTTACTTTATCAAAAACTTTCTTCCGTCAATGCTCAAAAAAAAATCTGGGCATATTGTTAATGTAGCTTCTGTTGCAGCAAGTTTTGGTTTACCAGGAATTGCATCTTACTGTGCATCAAAGTTTGCTATGTTAGGTTTTTCGGAAGGCTTGAAACATGAATTGAAAGGAACCTGTGTTGGAATAACTGTTGTAAGTCCGATCATGGTTAGAACTAACTTTTTTGATCATCCATCTTTTCAACATATGCCAAAATATTCTCCAACATCTCTTAGTGACAAAACAGTTGCAAAAGCAATCTTAAGAGCTTCAAATTCACCACGACTAGAAATTATTGTTCCTTCAGTAGTTCGTGGTGTTGTATGGATGAAAAACACATTTCCCTATTTCATAAATCCAATTTTAGGCATGGCTTTTAGAAAACAATTAGATACTAAAAAACACTAG